A part of Candidatus Cloacimonadota bacterium genomic DNA contains:
- the rplU gene encoding 50S ribosomal protein L21, with protein sequence MYAIIDFKGKQLKIEQNKILKVPFLDGRETGTEFEIDNVLLLQAEDKTTIGTPTVENVKIVAEVLEHGRDRKIIVFKKNRRKSYSRKQGHRQNYTKIKVKDIKIS encoded by the coding sequence ATGTACGCAATTATAGATTTCAAAGGCAAACAGCTAAAAATTGAACAGAATAAAATTCTTAAGGTTCCATTTCTGGATGGACGAGAAACCGGAACAGAATTTGAGATTGATAATGTCCTTCTGTTACAAGCAGAAGATAAAACAACGATTGGTACACCTACCGTTGAAAACGTAAAAATCGTTGCTGAAGTTCTCGAACATGGAAGAGATAGAAAAATTATTGTCTTTAAAAAAAATCGAAGAAAAAGTTATAGTAGAAAACAAGGTCACAGACAAAATTACACAAAAATAAAAGTTAAAGATATTAAAATATCATAA
- the rpmA gene encoding 50S ribosomal protein L27, whose amino-acid sequence MAHKKAVSSSHNGRDSNPSYLGVKKFGGQVVQAGNILVRQRGTKIHPGNNVGKGKDDTLFSLIDGYVKFENYKFKGFRTTRNKKRQISVYNSLN is encoded by the coding sequence ATGGCTCATAAAAAAGCAGTTAGTAGTTCACATAACGGAAGAGATAGTAATCCGAGTTATCTTGGTGTAAAAAAATTTGGTGGTCAAGTTGTGCAAGCCGGAAATATCTTAGTTCGCCAACGCGGAACCAAAATCCATCCGGGTAATAATGTTGGAAAAGGAAAAGATGACACTCTTTTTTCACTCATTGACGGTTATGTAAAATTTGAAAATTATAAATTTAAAGGTTTTCGAACCACGAGAAACAAAAAGAGACAAATCAGTGTTTATAACAGTTTGAATTAG